Proteins found in one Bacillus subtilis subsp. subtilis str. 168 genomic segment:
- the feuA gene encoding ferri-bacillibactin-binding lipoprotein (Evidence 1a: Function from experimental evidences in the studied strain; PubMedId: 8388528, 16889643, 17725565, 21802011, 22303020, 25355936; Product type lp : lipoprotein), producing MKKISLTLLILLLALTAAACGSKNESTASKASGTASEKKKIEYLDKTYEVTVPTDKIAITGSVESMEDAKLLDVHPQGAISFSGKFPDMFKDITDKAEPTGEKMEPNIEKILEMKPDVILASTKFPEKTLQKISTAGTTIPVSHISSNWKENMMLLAQLTGKEKKAKKIIADYEQDLKEIKTKINDKAKDSKALVIRIRQGNIYIYPEQVYFNSTLYGDLGLKAPNEVKAAKAQELSSLEKLSEMNPDHIFVQFSDDENADKPDALKDLEKNPIWKSLKAVKEDHVYVNSVDPLAQGGTAWSKVRFLKAAAEKLTQN from the coding sequence ATGAAAAAGATATCTCTTACCTTATTAATCTTACTTCTCGCGCTGACGGCGGCAGCTTGCGGCAGCAAAAATGAATCAACTGCCAGCAAGGCAAGCGGCACAGCATCTGAGAAGAAGAAAATTGAATACCTTGATAAAACATATGAAGTAACTGTACCGACAGACAAAATTGCCATTACGGGAAGCGTTGAATCAATGGAAGACGCGAAATTGCTTGACGTTCATCCGCAAGGCGCAATTTCATTCTCCGGCAAATTCCCTGATATGTTCAAAGACATCACTGATAAAGCCGAACCAACCGGAGAAAAAATGGAGCCAAATATTGAAAAGATTCTTGAAATGAAGCCAGATGTTATCCTTGCTTCAACAAAGTTTCCGGAAAAAACGCTGCAAAAAATCAGCACAGCAGGCACGACGATCCCAGTTTCTCATATCTCTTCAAACTGGAAGGAAAACATGATGCTTCTTGCCCAGCTGACTGGAAAAGAGAAAAAAGCAAAGAAAATTATTGCAGACTATGAACAGGATCTAAAAGAAATAAAAACAAAAATCAACGATAAAGCGAAAGATTCAAAAGCGCTTGTCATCAGAATCAGACAAGGCAACATTTACATTTACCCTGAACAGGTGTATTTCAACTCCACACTATACGGTGATTTAGGCCTTAAGGCGCCGAACGAAGTAAAGGCTGCAAAAGCGCAAGAGCTGAGTTCATTAGAAAAATTAAGTGAAATGAACCCGGACCATATTTTCGTCCAATTTTCTGATGATGAAAATGCAGACAAACCTGATGCCTTAAAAGATTTAGAGAAAAATCCAATCTGGAAAAGCCTTAAAGCAGTCAAAGAAGACCATGTGTATGTCAACTCAGTGGACCCTCTCGCACAAGGCGGCACAGCTTGGAGCAAAGTCCGTTTCCTGAAAGCGGCTGCTGAAAAATTGACACAAAACTAA
- the ybaS gene encoding putative sodium dependent transporter (Evidence 3: Putative function from multiple computational evidences; PubMedId: 15849754, 16850406; Product type t: transporter), giving the protein MPLLTPTSVVLGVLLSQFLNGYEWAVPWIFAFITFAGSLSANFQSLRHALSHPLPMILALFVLHIFMPLFAWGSGHLIFKGDPLTITGLTLAVVIPTGITSLIWAAMYKGNVGLTLSIILVDTVLSPLIVPLSLSLLAGAQVHMDVWGMMKGLIVMVVIPSFLGMLFNQMSSPERTAFVSSALSPFSKLCLMAVIAINSSAIAPYFKSIDLRFAGIAVTVFFIALTGYAAAWLIGKMMKRRQEEIVSLIFTGGMRNISAGAVLAVTFFPSQVAVPVVIGMLFQQILAALFGYMLNRFELKPMLQKA; this is encoded by the coding sequence ATGCCGCTGTTAACGCCGACTAGTGTGGTGCTGGGCGTGCTGCTGTCTCAGTTTTTAAATGGGTATGAATGGGCTGTGCCTTGGATCTTTGCTTTTATTACGTTTGCAGGCAGTTTGAGCGCGAACTTTCAATCTTTGAGACATGCATTGTCTCATCCTCTCCCTATGATTCTTGCACTATTCGTTCTTCATATTTTCATGCCGCTTTTTGCTTGGGGCAGCGGCCATCTTATATTTAAAGGTGATCCTTTGACGATTACCGGTTTAACATTGGCTGTTGTGATTCCTACGGGGATTACAAGCTTGATTTGGGCAGCGATGTACAAAGGGAATGTCGGTTTGACACTTTCGATTATTTTAGTTGATACTGTGCTGTCACCGCTAATCGTACCGCTGAGTCTTTCATTGCTGGCCGGCGCTCAGGTTCACATGGATGTGTGGGGAATGATGAAAGGTCTGATTGTAATGGTCGTGATTCCTTCTTTTTTGGGCATGCTGTTTAATCAGATGTCATCTCCAGAAAGAACTGCGTTTGTGAGCAGTGCGCTGTCGCCTTTTTCAAAGCTTTGCTTGATGGCAGTGATTGCGATTAACAGTTCAGCGATTGCTCCTTATTTCAAATCCATTGATTTGAGATTTGCAGGAATAGCTGTAACGGTATTCTTTATCGCGTTAACAGGTTATGCCGCTGCTTGGCTGATCGGAAAAATGATGAAAAGGCGGCAAGAGGAAATAGTCTCTCTTATATTTACGGGAGGCATGAGGAATATTAGTGCCGGCGCAGTTCTTGCCGTTACGTTCTTCCCGTCTCAGGTTGCCGTTCCTGTTGTGATCGGCATGCTGTTTCAGCAGATATTGGCTGCTTTGTTTGGCTATATGCTGAATCGTTTTGAATTAAAACCAATGTTGCAGAAGGCATAA
- the feuB gene encoding ferri-bacillibactin permease (Evidence 2a: Function from experimental evidences in other organisms; PubMedId: 2651410, 15849754, 16850406, 17725565; Product type t: transporter): MYSKQWTRIILITSPFAIALSLLLSILYGAKHLSTDIVFTSLIHFDPGNTDHQIIWHSRIPRAAGALLIGAALAVSGALMQGITRNYLASPSIMGVSDGSAFIITLCMVLLPQSSSIEMMIYSFIGSALGAVLVFGLAAMMPNGFTPVQLAIIGTVTSMLLSSLSAAMSIYFQISQDLSFWYSARLHQMSPDFLKLAAPFFLIGIIMAISLSKKVTAVSLGDDISKSLGQKKKTIKIMAMLSVIILTGSAVALAGKIAFVGLVVPHITRFLVGSDYSRLIPCSCILGGIFLTLCDLASRFINYPFETPIEVVTSIIGVPFFLYLIKRKGGEQNG; this comes from the coding sequence ATGTATTCAAAACAGTGGACACGTATCATATTGATTACTTCTCCATTTGCTATAGCGCTGTCACTTTTGCTTTCAATCCTTTATGGGGCAAAGCATCTCAGCACAGATATTGTTTTTACATCTCTTATTCATTTCGATCCGGGAAACACAGACCATCAAATTATATGGCATTCCCGGATTCCAAGGGCTGCCGGCGCTCTGCTCATAGGGGCAGCCCTTGCTGTTTCTGGAGCGCTTATGCAGGGCATTACGCGCAATTATTTAGCTTCGCCATCCATTATGGGTGTTTCAGATGGTTCAGCGTTTATCATTACGCTTTGCATGGTTCTGCTCCCGCAATCATCTTCGATTGAAATGATGATATACTCTTTTATCGGCTCAGCGTTAGGAGCGGTGTTAGTATTCGGCCTTGCCGCCATGATGCCAAACGGATTTACCCCCGTGCAGCTCGCCATCATCGGCACAGTCACAAGCATGCTGCTCAGCAGCTTATCAGCGGCCATGTCGATTTATTTTCAAATTTCTCAGGATCTCAGTTTCTGGTACAGTGCCAGACTTCATCAAATGAGTCCAGATTTCCTGAAGCTTGCCGCTCCGTTTTTCCTGATTGGCATTATAATGGCCATTTCTCTCAGCAAAAAGGTAACCGCTGTATCATTAGGGGACGACATTTCTAAAAGCCTGGGGCAAAAGAAAAAAACCATTAAAATCATGGCGATGCTTTCCGTCATCATTCTAACCGGCAGTGCCGTAGCGCTGGCCGGAAAAATTGCGTTTGTCGGGTTGGTTGTTCCGCATATCACGAGATTTCTCGTCGGCTCTGATTACAGCAGGCTGATTCCGTGTTCCTGTATTTTGGGCGGAATCTTTTTAACCCTGTGTGATCTCGCAAGCAGATTTATCAACTATCCGTTTGAAACACCGATTGAGGTCGTAACATCCATTATCGGCGTACCTTTCTTCCTTTATTTAATTAAACGAAAAGGAGGGGAGCAAAATGGCTAA
- the feuC gene encoding iron-uptake protein (Evidence 1c: Function from experimental evidences in the studied genus; PubMedId: 2651410, 15849754, 16850406, 27375568; Product type t: transporter), with amino-acid sequence MAKKYALFIALILVVSYFSLTSGSFSVRPAELLSTLFQIDPNPQYEILLFDLRLPRVVMAAIIGLGLGIAGAVIQAITRNGLADPGILGINAGAGAGIVAFMLLFQGQKEVTSIAAAMGMPLFGLIGGLIAAILIYIFAWHRGNLDSGRIILVGIAINSGFSALSLFLSLKMDPQDYQMAMVWKNGSIWSANWTYITAVLPWMLLFIPILIGKSRLLDTIRFDEDTVRSLGISSNKEKTILLVACVAIISACVSVAGSMAFVGLIAPHISRRLAGVEHRYILPLSGLIGMLLVISADFAGKLFFQPAEVPAGIILAILGVPYFLYLLFKQKKGENA; translated from the coding sequence ATGGCTAAAAAATATGCATTGTTCATCGCTTTGATTCTTGTTGTCAGCTATTTCAGCTTAACGAGCGGATCATTTTCTGTTCGTCCTGCTGAGCTGCTCTCCACTCTTTTTCAAATCGACCCGAATCCGCAGTATGAAATTTTGCTGTTCGATTTAAGACTGCCGCGGGTTGTCATGGCTGCTATTATTGGACTCGGTCTTGGCATTGCAGGCGCTGTTATCCAGGCCATCACGAGAAACGGGCTTGCTGACCCTGGAATTCTCGGAATCAACGCAGGGGCAGGAGCTGGCATTGTAGCGTTTATGCTCTTATTCCAAGGCCAGAAGGAAGTGACATCCATAGCTGCAGCGATGGGAATGCCGCTCTTTGGATTGATAGGCGGGCTCATCGCGGCGATCCTGATTTACATATTTGCATGGCACAGAGGCAATTTAGATTCAGGAAGAATTATTTTGGTAGGGATTGCGATCAATTCAGGATTCAGCGCCCTGTCTTTGTTTTTATCTTTAAAAATGGACCCGCAAGACTATCAAATGGCCATGGTGTGGAAAAACGGAAGCATCTGGTCTGCCAACTGGACGTATATTACAGCTGTACTCCCATGGATGCTGCTGTTTATACCGATTCTTATCGGCAAATCCCGCCTGCTCGACACCATTCGTTTTGATGAAGACACAGTCAGAAGCCTCGGTATTTCATCAAATAAAGAAAAAACCATCCTTCTCGTTGCCTGTGTAGCAATCATCAGCGCCTGTGTCTCCGTAGCGGGAAGTATGGCGTTTGTCGGCTTAATTGCTCCCCATATCTCACGGAGACTGGCTGGCGTCGAACATCGCTATATCCTGCCACTGAGCGGTTTAATCGGGATGCTTCTTGTGATAAGCGCAGACTTTGCCGGAAAACTGTTTTTTCAGCCCGCAGAAGTGCCCGCAGGCATCATTTTGGCGATCCTCGGAGTTCCTTATTTCTTATATCTGCTTTTCAAGCAAAAAAAGGGGGAGAATGCTTGA
- the eesA gene encoding iron-chelator (enterobactin family) esterase (Evidence 1a: Function from experimental evidences in the studied strain; PubMedId: 12354229, 2974033, 17725565, 22210890, 28283524; Product type e: enzyme) gives MKGSLSEHKAGNRRFTLYLPPSYSTDSGGFPAVYVQDGSSLFQNQIELLESAFQQQRLPELVLIGIEPENRLDEYTPWPAASLSDRFTDFGGMGYHYLSDITNQFIPLIEENWNVTREPQSRGMIGASLGGLISMFAILKYPSMFGKIGSISGSYWYENAAETIHISSLKPGTARVFMSIGSEEGREKQSIQRHMLKKTKQVHQSLKEKGFTEDQLCLSIEKGAVHHHKYFCKQFINALEWLYGKNRSTL, from the coding sequence TTGAAAGGATCTCTTTCAGAACACAAAGCCGGCAACAGGAGGTTCACGCTGTACCTCCCTCCTTCCTACAGCACAGACAGCGGGGGATTTCCTGCTGTTTACGTGCAGGATGGCAGTTCTTTGTTCCAAAACCAAATCGAATTACTAGAAAGCGCCTTTCAACAGCAAAGGCTCCCTGAACTCGTGCTGATCGGTATCGAACCCGAAAACCGGCTTGATGAATACACCCCATGGCCGGCTGCATCACTCAGTGATCGGTTCACGGACTTCGGCGGAATGGGATATCACTATCTGTCTGATATAACGAACCAGTTCATTCCGCTAATCGAAGAAAACTGGAACGTCACCAGGGAACCGCAGTCAAGAGGAATGATCGGTGCCTCATTAGGCGGCCTCATCTCAATGTTCGCCATATTAAAATATCCGTCAATGTTCGGGAAAATAGGCTCTATATCAGGTTCATACTGGTACGAGAACGCAGCGGAAACCATTCATATATCTTCTTTAAAGCCCGGCACTGCACGTGTTTTCATGTCTATCGGGAGTGAAGAAGGCCGTGAAAAACAATCCATTCAGCGACATATGCTGAAAAAAACAAAGCAAGTTCATCAAAGTCTAAAAGAAAAAGGCTTCACTGAAGACCAGTTGTGTCTTTCAATTGAAAAAGGAGCGGTGCACCACCACAAGTATTTCTGCAAACAGTTCATCAACGCGCTCGAATGGCTATACGGAAAAAACCGCTCAACCCTATGA